A genomic segment from Bradyrhizobium sp. CB1015 encodes:
- a CDS encoding MBL fold metallo-hydrolase, which produces MIQAAKTYQVGEASITRIDELRLAAFKFDALYPEGEPQALERHRDHLEAGSFDAATGTFIQSIHSWLVRTPYHTILIDTATGNDKNRPEIPPLHRLNEPFLARLAAAGVRPEQVDYVLLTHVHADHVGWNTRLVDGRWVPTFPNATYVFSAIEKAYGESLATGTEPAGAARPPTSLGPALRKPADRVYDDSVRPVIEARLARLIAVDGSEAIEGISFVPTPGHSVDHASIRLVSRGEEALFAGDVMHHPLQVYEPSLNSCFCEFPEAALRSRAFVLEDAAERGAAIFTTHFAQSSVGRISRTGGRFTWQFI; this is translated from the coding sequence ATGATTCAAGCGGCCAAGACCTATCAAGTCGGCGAAGCATCCATCACGCGGATCGACGAGTTGCGGCTTGCCGCATTCAAGTTCGACGCGCTCTATCCGGAAGGCGAGCCGCAGGCGCTGGAGCGCCATCGCGACCACCTGGAGGCGGGCTCGTTCGATGCTGCGACCGGCACCTTCATCCAGAGCATTCACAGCTGGCTGGTCAGGACGCCGTACCATACGATCCTAATCGACACGGCCACCGGCAATGACAAGAACCGGCCGGAGATTCCACCGCTTCACCGGCTCAACGAGCCGTTCCTGGCGCGGCTGGCCGCAGCAGGTGTCAGGCCGGAACAGGTCGACTACGTGCTGCTCACCCACGTGCATGCCGATCACGTCGGCTGGAACACCCGCCTCGTCGACGGGCGCTGGGTCCCGACCTTCCCGAATGCGACCTACGTCTTCTCCGCGATCGAAAAGGCCTATGGCGAGAGCCTCGCGACAGGCACAGAGCCGGCCGGAGCGGCCCGCCCTCCGACCTCCCTCGGCCCCGCGCTGCGCAAGCCGGCCGACCGCGTCTATGACGACAGCGTCCGGCCGGTGATCGAGGCCAGGCTTGCCAGGCTCATCGCGGTGGACGGGAGCGAGGCTATCGAGGGCATCTCGTTCGTTCCGACGCCCGGCCACAGCGTCGATCACGCCTCCATCCGCCTGGTCTCTCGTGGCGAGGAGGCGCTTTTCGCCGGAGACGTGATGCACCATCCGCTCCAGGTGTACGAGCCTTCGCTCAATTCCTGCTTCTGCGAATTCCCGGAAGCCGCGTTGCGCTCGCGCGCCTTCGTGCTGGAGGACGCTGCGGAGCGGGGCGCAGCCATCTTCACCACCCATTTTGCACAGTCATCGGTCGGCCGCATCAGCCGGACCGGAGGACGCTTCACCTGGCAATTCATCTGA
- a CDS encoding phosphoenolpyruvate hydrolase family protein — protein MARFERAALLKRFRDMARRGEPIVGGGAGTGLSAKCEEAGGVDLIVIYNSGRYRMAGRGSLAGLMAYGDANAIVLEMASEVLPVVDQTPVLAGVNGTDPFRDMDVFLDQLKTLGFAGVQNFPTVGLIDGTFRANLEETGMSYALEIDMIAKAHDKDMLTTPYVFSEKEAAAMAIAGADIIVCHMGLTTGGTIGAQTAPKLKDCPARIDTWATAALSVNPDILVLAHGGPIADPADADFIMKNTRHCHGFYGASSMERLPVERALTEQVRQFKAIGAR, from the coding sequence ATGGCCAGGTTTGAACGCGCGGCGCTGCTGAAAAGGTTTCGCGACATGGCAAGGCGCGGCGAGCCGATCGTCGGCGGCGGGGCCGGCACGGGGCTCTCAGCCAAATGCGAGGAAGCCGGCGGCGTCGACCTCATCGTCATCTACAATTCCGGGCGCTACCGCATGGCCGGGCGCGGCTCGCTCGCGGGCCTGATGGCGTATGGCGATGCCAATGCCATCGTGCTGGAAATGGCGAGCGAAGTGCTCCCCGTCGTCGACCAGACCCCGGTGCTGGCGGGCGTCAACGGCACCGATCCCTTCCGCGACATGGACGTCTTTCTCGACCAGCTGAAGACACTCGGCTTTGCCGGCGTCCAGAACTTTCCGACCGTCGGCCTGATCGATGGTACCTTCCGCGCCAATCTCGAAGAGACCGGCATGTCCTATGCGCTCGAGATCGACATGATTGCCAAGGCGCACGACAAGGACATGCTGACCACGCCCTACGTGTTCAGCGAGAAGGAAGCCGCGGCGATGGCGATCGCCGGCGCCGATATCATCGTCTGCCACATGGGTCTGACGACCGGCGGCACCATCGGTGCGCAGACCGCGCCAAAGCTCAAGGACTGCCCGGCGCGGATCGACACCTGGGCCACCGCCGCGCTCAGCGTCAATCCGGACATCCTGGTGCTGGCGCATGGCGGCCCGATCGCCGATCCGGCCGACGCCGATTTCATCATGAAGAACACCCGTCATTGCCACGGCTTCTACGGGGCGTCCTCGATGGAGCGGCTGCCCGTGGAGCGGGCGCTGACGGAACAGGTGCGGCAATTCAAGGCGATCGGCGCGCGATAA
- a CDS encoding ABC transporter ATP-binding protein — MDSVAQRLSAVGAGAALELRGVTRLFGALAALTDVTITVRPGERRAVLGSNGAGKTTLFNCITGDFPPSSGTIRFFGEDVTHFPPYERIRRGLRRTYQISALFPGLTVQDNVYLACRGVSRGRFSFLRPGQNDALMHAADNLVQAVHLSAVKDQRVAELAHGQQRQLEIALALAGAPRFVLFDEPAAGLSPTERAELIEILTSLPAHIGYIIIEHDMDVALRVVESVTMMHNGRVFKEGLPQEIQSDPEVQELYLGGGHE; from the coding sequence ATGGATAGCGTGGCCCAACGCCTCTCCGCCGTCGGTGCCGGCGCTGCGCTGGAGCTGCGAGGCGTGACGCGGCTGTTCGGCGCGCTCGCGGCGCTGACCGACGTCACCATCACCGTACGGCCGGGCGAGCGGCGCGCCGTGCTCGGCTCGAACGGTGCCGGCAAGACCACGCTGTTCAACTGCATCACGGGCGACTTCCCGCCCTCCTCCGGCACCATCCGCTTCTTCGGCGAGGACGTGACGCATTTCCCGCCCTATGAGCGCATCCGCCGCGGGCTGCGCCGCACCTACCAGATTTCGGCGCTGTTCCCCGGCCTCACCGTGCAGGACAACGTCTATCTCGCCTGCCGCGGTGTCTCGCGCGGACGCTTCTCGTTCCTGCGTCCGGGACAGAACGATGCGCTGATGCATGCGGCCGACAACCTGGTTCAGGCCGTGCATCTGTCCGCCGTGAAGGACCAGCGCGTGGCCGAGCTCGCGCACGGCCAGCAGCGCCAGCTCGAGATCGCGCTCGCGCTCGCCGGCGCGCCGCGCTTCGTGCTGTTCGACGAGCCGGCCGCCGGCCTGTCGCCGACGGAGCGGGCCGAGCTGATCGAGATCCTGACCTCTCTGCCCGCCCATATCGGCTACATCATCATCGAGCACGACATGGACGTCGCGCTCCGCGTCGTCGAGAGCGTCACGATGATGCACAACGGCCGCGTCTTCAAGGAGGGCCTGCCGCAGGAGATCCAGTCCGATCCTGAAGTTCAGGAGCTCTACCTCGGAGGCGGCCATGAATGA
- a CDS encoding ABC transporter permease, whose amino-acid sequence MNEVRRSGAALEVRGLDVYYGHSHALQGVDLTLESGVFSVVGRNGMGKTTLCKAIMGLVGVSGGSIRVRGEDVTRRPPAQIARLGVGYVPQGRRLWRSLSVDEHLRLAGGLRSGAWTVERIYDTFPRLAERRDHGGGQLSGGEQQMLAISRALLTNPHLLIMDEPTEGLAPVIVAQVEEMLLQLGEDGDMSVLVIEQNIGVATAISRNVAIMVNGRINRIIDSARLAADRELQQRLLGVGLHAELEPDIDVAEGVEAKPAPVPRRDGPVRIYISNPTLPTRWSQPVPIARIEAAARTLSTQVARLDDTARRKREPVTAQGSGPRVVLVVGTLDTKGQELRYIRDIIAESGLRTRLVDVSTSGKHSSCDVSAQEIALNHGRGGSAVFGTDRGAAVTAMADAFANWLRRQGNVAGVISAGGSGAASLVAPGMRALPVGVPKLIISSVASGDVGPYVGPADITMMYSVTDVQGLNSISRAVLANGANALAGMVKARLDARAATAREAGGLPAIGITMFGVTTPAVQKIAAELRDDFECLVFHATGVGGRSMEKLVESGQLAGVIDLTTTEVCDLLMGGVFPATEDRFGAIIRSRLPYVGSVGALDMVNFGAPDTIPERYRGRKFHVHNPQVTLMRTTMEENERMGRWIGERLNQMDGPVRFFLPEGGVSALDARGQPFWDPDADATLFRTLERTVRQTGNRQLIRIPKNINDPDFAAAIVSAFRTLFGRTGVRRRLAR is encoded by the coding sequence ATGAATGAGGTCCGCCGCAGCGGTGCCGCGCTCGAGGTCCGCGGCCTCGACGTCTATTACGGCCACTCGCATGCGCTGCAAGGCGTCGATCTCACGTTGGAGAGCGGCGTGTTCTCCGTCGTCGGCCGCAACGGCATGGGCAAGACCACGCTGTGCAAGGCGATCATGGGGCTGGTCGGCGTGAGCGGCGGCTCGATCCGCGTTCGCGGCGAGGATGTCACGCGGCGGCCGCCGGCCCAGATCGCCCGGCTCGGCGTCGGCTACGTGCCGCAGGGCCGCCGCCTGTGGCGCTCGCTCAGCGTCGACGAGCACCTGCGGCTCGCCGGCGGCCTGCGTTCGGGCGCCTGGACGGTCGAGCGCATCTACGACACCTTTCCTCGGCTCGCCGAGCGTCGGGATCACGGCGGCGGCCAGCTGTCCGGCGGCGAACAGCAGATGCTGGCGATCTCGCGCGCGCTGCTCACCAACCCCCACTTGCTCATCATGGACGAGCCGACCGAAGGGCTCGCGCCCGTCATCGTCGCGCAGGTCGAGGAGATGCTGCTGCAGCTCGGCGAAGACGGCGACATGTCCGTGCTCGTGATCGAGCAGAACATTGGCGTCGCCACCGCGATTTCGCGCAACGTCGCGATCATGGTCAACGGCCGCATCAACCGCATCATCGACTCCGCGCGCCTTGCCGCGGACCGCGAGCTGCAGCAGCGTCTGCTCGGCGTCGGGCTTCATGCGGAGCTCGAACCTGATATTGACGTCGCCGAGGGCGTCGAGGCCAAACCGGCGCCGGTGCCCCGCCGCGACGGGCCGGTCCGTATCTACATCTCCAACCCGACGCTGCCGACGCGATGGTCGCAACCGGTGCCGATCGCCCGCATCGAGGCCGCGGCGCGGACGCTCTCGACGCAGGTCGCGCGGCTCGACGACACGGCGCGGCGCAAGCGCGAGCCGGTGACGGCGCAGGGCTCGGGCCCGCGAGTGGTGCTGGTCGTCGGCACGCTCGATACCAAGGGCCAGGAGCTGCGCTACATCCGCGACATCATCGCCGAAAGCGGCCTGCGGACCCGGCTGGTCGACGTCTCGACCAGCGGCAAGCATTCCTCCTGCGATGTCTCCGCGCAGGAGATCGCCCTGAACCACGGCCGCGGCGGCTCCGCCGTGTTCGGCACCGACCGTGGTGCCGCCGTCACCGCAATGGCGGATGCGTTTGCCAACTGGCTGCGGCGCCAGGGCAATGTCGCCGGCGTGATCTCGGCGGGCGGCTCCGGCGCGGCCTCGCTGGTCGCCCCGGGGATGCGCGCGCTGCCGGTCGGCGTGCCCAAGCTGATCATCTCCTCCGTCGCCTCCGGCGATGTCGGGCCCTATGTCGGCCCTGCCGACATCACGATGATGTACTCGGTCACCGACGTGCAGGGGCTGAACTCGATCTCGCGCGCAGTGCTCGCCAACGGGGCCAATGCGCTCGCCGGCATGGTCAAGGCGCGGCTCGACGCGCGTGCCGCAACGGCGCGCGAGGCCGGCGGGCTGCCCGCAATCGGCATCACCATGTTCGGCGTCACCACGCCGGCTGTGCAGAAGATCGCGGCCGAGCTGCGCGACGATTTCGAATGCCTGGTCTTTCATGCCACCGGCGTCGGCGGACGCTCGATGGAGAAGCTCGTCGAGTCCGGCCAGCTTGCCGGCGTGATCGACCTCACGACGACCGAAGTCTGCGACCTCTTGATGGGCGGCGTGTTTCCGGCCACCGAAGACCGTTTTGGCGCGATCATCCGCAGCCGCCTGCCCTATGTCGGCTCCGTCGGCGCGCTCGACATGGTGAACTTCGGCGCGCCCGACACCATTCCCGAGCGCTATCGCGGCCGCAAATTCCACGTTCACAATCCGCAGGTGACGCTGATGCGGACGACTATGGAAGAGAACGAGCGCATGGGCCGCTGGATCGGTGAGCGGCTGAACCAGATGGATGGCCCGGTGCGTTTCTTCCTGCCCGAGGGCGGCGTCTCCGCACTCGATGCGCGAGGCCAGCCGTTCTGGGATCCGGATGCCGATGCCACGCTGTTCCGCACGCTGGAGCGGACTGTGCGGCAGACCGGCAACCGCCAGCTCATTCGCATCCCTAAGAACATCAACGATCCCGATTTCGCCGCCGCCATCGTCAGTGCGTTTCGAACTCTGTTCGGGCGCACCGGGGTGCGGCGGAGACTCGCGAGGTGA
- a CDS encoding ABC transporter substrate-binding protein — MSKCSIGLLALSSLFLSGAAIAQEKIKVGVTATLEGTYTVLGEDGMRGHQTALNVLGKKVGDKELEFIVASTDATPDSAVRAVRKLIEQDKVQILLSPLSGDEGIAVKNFAKTHPELTFINAASGAQETTYVDPAPNFFRYNMDGAQWQVGLGKYAYEEKKYRKIATVGEDYSFIYTQVFGLVLEFCGMGGQVTNRQWVPLGTKDFASVIAALPDDVDAIYLGLGGADAVNFLNQYQQAGGKAHLMGGSIMIDQTILSSKGNAKNALIGTIAASGQADTWEDPGWQKFVKAYQDAFPPNKRFPSPSLLATNYYNSTMALILALRQVNGDLSDNQSKYKAALAKIELDAPNGKIKLDSNRQAIGTNFVTEVVDDGKGALFSKVVKVIPNVNQTLGYDPAVFSKIGLPSRTVPECKKY; from the coding sequence ATGTCGAAATGCAGCATCGGACTGCTCGCGTTGAGCAGCCTGTTTCTTTCGGGCGCGGCGATCGCCCAGGAAAAGATCAAGGTGGGCGTGACCGCAACGCTCGAGGGCACCTACACGGTGCTCGGCGAGGACGGCATGCGCGGCCATCAGACCGCGCTCAACGTGCTGGGCAAGAAGGTCGGCGACAAGGAACTCGAATTCATCGTCGCCTCGACCGACGCAACGCCGGATTCGGCCGTGCGCGCCGTGCGCAAGCTGATCGAGCAGGACAAGGTGCAGATCCTGCTGTCGCCGCTCTCCGGCGACGAAGGCATCGCGGTCAAGAATTTTGCCAAGACCCATCCCGAGCTGACGTTCATCAATGCCGCATCCGGTGCGCAGGAAACGACCTATGTCGACCCCGCCCCGAACTTCTTCCGCTACAACATGGACGGCGCGCAGTGGCAGGTCGGCCTCGGCAAATACGCCTATGAGGAGAAGAAGTATCGCAAGATCGCGACCGTCGGCGAGGACTATTCCTTCATCTATACCCAGGTGTTCGGGCTGGTGCTCGAATTCTGCGGCATGGGCGGACAGGTCACCAACCGGCAATGGGTGCCGCTCGGAACGAAGGACTTCGCCTCCGTCATCGCCGCCCTGCCCGACGACGTCGACGCCATTTATCTCGGACTCGGCGGCGCCGATGCCGTCAACTTCCTCAACCAGTATCAGCAGGCCGGCGGCAAGGCGCATCTGATGGGCGGTTCCATCATGATCGACCAGACCATCCTGTCGTCGAAGGGCAACGCCAAGAACGCGCTGATCGGAACCATCGCGGCGAGCGGACAGGCCGACACCTGGGAGGATCCGGGCTGGCAGAAATTCGTGAAGGCCTATCAGGACGCTTTCCCCCCGAACAAGCGCTTCCCGAGCCCCTCGCTGCTGGCCACCAACTATTATAATTCAACCATGGCGCTGATCCTCGCACTGCGTCAGGTCAACGGTGATCTCAGTGACAACCAGTCGAAATACAAGGCTGCTCTGGCGAAGATCGAGCTCGACGCGCCGAACGGCAAGATCAAGCTCGACTCCAACCGCCAGGCGATCGGCACCAACTTCGTCACCGAGGTCGTCGATGACGGCAAGGGCGCGCTGTTCAGCAAGGTCGTGAAGGTGATCCCGAACGTGAACCAGACGCTCGGCTACGACCCGGCCGTATTCTCCAAGATTGGCCTGCCGAGCCGAACCGTGCCGGAATGTAAGAAGTACTGA
- a CDS encoding branched-chain amino acid ABC transporter permease: MSLAHDAPVAVRSATKAQRPARTWPEINNPAAWSVAAILLIMPLIASGFFLIEIFATTLILGTMALSLMFLAGYGGMVSLMQLTIAGFSAYMVAVFGVSGNANISLGWPWWLAVPMALALATAFGTLGGALAVRTEGIYTIMITLAIGAAFYYFTNQNWAIFNGHTGINNVATPHFWGVNWRADIPFYYIVLAVAALCYFAVEYLSRAPFGLALQGVRDNPRRMAALGFNVNAHRVAAYAFASFVAALAGVLQVWNYRQISPGSVSVGACIDVLIIAIVGGITRPIGPYIGALIFVLLRTFALDFLVRLGLDGNRFRLLIGLGFLAIVFWSSDGVIGLWQRWRQYQRREVSRSGGGRRHG, from the coding sequence ATGTCGCTCGCCCACGATGCCCCCGTCGCCGTACGCAGCGCCACCAAGGCGCAGCGCCCGGCCCGGACATGGCCGGAGATCAACAACCCCGCCGCCTGGTCCGTCGCGGCCATCCTTCTGATCATGCCGCTGATCGCGAGCGGCTTCTTCCTGATCGAGATCTTCGCGACCACGCTGATCCTCGGCACCATGGCACTGAGCCTGATGTTCCTCGCCGGCTATGGCGGCATGGTCAGCCTGATGCAGCTCACCATTGCGGGCTTCTCGGCCTACATGGTCGCCGTGTTCGGTGTCAGCGGCAACGCCAATATCAGCCTGGGCTGGCCGTGGTGGCTCGCAGTGCCGATGGCGCTGGCGCTGGCGACCGCCTTCGGCACGCTCGGCGGCGCGCTCGCGGTGCGCACCGAAGGCATCTACACCATCATGATCACGCTCGCCATTGGCGCCGCCTTCTACTATTTCACCAACCAGAACTGGGCGATCTTCAACGGCCATACCGGCATCAACAACGTGGCCACGCCGCACTTCTGGGGCGTGAACTGGCGCGCCGACATCCCCTTCTACTACATCGTGCTCGCGGTCGCTGCGCTCTGTTATTTTGCGGTCGAATATCTATCGCGCGCACCGTTCGGCCTTGCGCTGCAGGGCGTGCGCGACAATCCGCGGCGCATGGCGGCGCTCGGCTTCAACGTCAATGCGCACCGCGTCGCAGCCTATGCTTTCGCGTCGTTCGTCGCCGCGCTGGCCGGCGTGCTCCAGGTCTGGAACTATCGCCAGATCTCGCCGGGCTCGGTCAGCGTCGGCGCCTGCATCGACGTGCTGATCATCGCGATCGTCGGCGGCATCACGCGCCCGATCGGTCCCTACATCGGCGCGCTGATCTTCGTGCTGCTGCGCACCTTCGCGCTCGACTTCCTGGTCCGGCTCGGGCTCGACGGCAACCGTTTCCGCCTGCTGATCGGGCTCGGCTTCCTCGCCATCGTGTTCTGGTCCTCGGACGGCGTCATCGGGCTGTGGCAGCGCTGGCGTCAGTATCAACGGCGCGAGGTGAGCCGCTCTGGCGGAGGGCGCCGCCATGGATAG
- a CDS encoding alpha/beta hydrolase, translating to MNQHASARADRPEIVVEDLMIPSDTAGISLHLRNKRPAALKTFSAERTILMMHGATYSSESLFDTPLGGLSFMDYLAGHGYDVFALDVRGYGQSTRPPEMDAPPEQSEPLVRTEAGVRDLASAVAHILKQRKIARLNLVAMSWGGSVAGAYTAGNNDKVVKLALVAPLWLLQGPAPIDAGGRLGGYRNVPVLDFRTRWLSAAPEAARSSLIPAGGFERWANISLATDPLGSSQTPAIMRAVNGPILDIREYWAAGKRLYDAGDIRVPVLLVHAEWDQDVPIASAQDFFLSLKHAPYRRWVEIGEGTHMVLLEKNRLQAFDAINQFLAEDYG from the coding sequence ATGAACCAGCACGCCAGCGCGCGCGCAGACAGGCCCGAGATCGTGGTCGAGGATCTCATGATTCCGAGCGATACGGCCGGAATCTCGCTTCACTTGCGCAACAAGCGACCCGCGGCGCTCAAGACCTTCTCCGCCGAGCGAACCATCCTCATGATGCACGGCGCGACCTATTCATCGGAAAGCCTTTTCGACACGCCGCTCGGCGGCCTCTCGTTCATGGATTATCTCGCGGGCCATGGGTACGACGTCTTCGCGCTCGACGTGCGCGGCTATGGCCAATCGACCCGCCCGCCCGAGATGGACGCGCCGCCCGAGCAGTCCGAGCCGCTCGTGCGCACCGAGGCCGGCGTGCGTGACCTCGCCAGCGCCGTCGCGCACATCCTGAAGCAACGCAAGATCGCGCGCCTCAATCTGGTTGCGATGTCCTGGGGCGGCTCGGTGGCCGGTGCTTACACTGCAGGCAACAACGACAAGGTCGTCAAGCTCGCGCTGGTCGCGCCGCTCTGGTTGCTGCAAGGGCCGGCTCCGATCGATGCAGGCGGGCGCCTCGGCGGCTATCGCAACGTTCCGGTGCTGGACTTCAGGACGCGCTGGCTTTCGGCTGCGCCGGAAGCGGCACGATCGAGCTTGATCCCGGCGGGCGGCTTCGAGCGCTGGGCCAACATCTCGCTCGCGACCGACCCGTTAGGCAGCTCGCAAACGCCTGCCATCATGCGTGCGGTCAACGGTCCGATCCTGGACATTCGCGAATACTGGGCCGCCGGCAAGAGGCTCTATGATGCCGGCGACATTCGCGTCCCTGTGCTCCTGGTCCACGCGGAATGGGATCAGGACGTGCCCATTGCCTCGGCGCAGGACTTCTTCCTCTCGCTGAAACATGCGCCATACCGGCGCTGGGTCGAGATCGGCGAAGGCACGCACATGGTTCTGCTGGAGAAAAACCGTTTGCAGGCGTTCGACGCGATCAACCAGTTTCTCGCCGAAGATTACGGCTAG
- a CDS encoding branched-chain amino acid ABC transporter permease codes for MSRFVERHPAWALITIIAIAVVLWLIFAVWPPGLEEAIGRKRVFLNAVFNGITLGGLYFLVASGFTLIFGLMRNVNLAHGSLYLFGGYVGYAISSSTGSWILGFIVAFLLTALVGVLLQVIVFRRMEGQDLRQTMVTIGLSIVFADLMLWACGGDFYQIQTPNWLIGPIELPLVTAIKSSGEPVYLRYPLVRLVIFVASVVIGVAMWLALNRTRIGMIVRAGVDDRDILAATGVRIQLVFVAVFAFGAGLAGIAGVVGGTFQSLSPGEDIRFLLASLVVVIVGGMGSIPGAALGALIIGLAEQLGSVYIPTYAIVVTFLIMVLVLAIRPQGLLARR; via the coding sequence ATGAGCCGCTTCGTCGAACGCCATCCGGCCTGGGCGCTGATTACGATCATCGCGATTGCGGTCGTGCTTTGGTTGATCTTCGCGGTCTGGCCGCCGGGGCTGGAAGAGGCGATCGGCCGCAAGCGCGTCTTCCTCAACGCGGTGTTCAACGGCATCACGCTTGGTGGCCTCTACTTCCTGGTCGCCAGCGGCTTCACGCTGATTTTCGGCCTGATGCGCAACGTCAATCTCGCGCATGGCTCGCTCTATCTGTTCGGCGGCTATGTCGGCTACGCCATCAGCTCATCGACCGGCTCGTGGATTCTCGGCTTCATCGTCGCCTTTCTCCTGACCGCTCTCGTCGGCGTCCTGCTCCAGGTCATCGTGTTCCGCCGGATGGAGGGCCAGGACCTCCGGCAGACCATGGTGACGATCGGATTGTCGATCGTGTTTGCCGATCTCATGCTGTGGGCCTGCGGTGGCGACTTCTACCAGATCCAGACCCCGAACTGGCTGATCGGTCCCATCGAGCTGCCGCTGGTCACGGCGATCAAATCCTCGGGCGAGCCGGTCTATCTCAGATATCCGCTCGTCAGGCTCGTGATCTTCGTGGCCTCCGTGGTCATTGGCGTCGCGATGTGGCTCGCGCTCAACCGCACCCGGATCGGCATGATCGTCCGCGCCGGCGTCGACGATCGCGATATTCTTGCCGCGACCGGCGTGCGTATCCAGCTCGTTTTCGTCGCCGTGTTCGCCTTCGGCGCGGGGCTTGCGGGCATCGCCGGCGTCGTCGGCGGCACCTTCCAGTCATTGTCGCCCGGCGAAGACATCCGTTTCCTGCTGGCGTCCCTCGTCGTCGTGATCGTGGGCGGCATGGGCTCGATCCCCGGCGCGGCGCTCGGCGCGCTGATCATCGGCCTCGCCGAGCAGCTCGGCTCGGTCTACATCCCGACCTACGCCATCGTCGTGACCTTCCTGATCATGGTGCTGGTGCTGGCGATCCGGCCGCAAGGCCTGTTGGCGAGGCGCTGA
- a CDS encoding AraC family transcriptional regulator — protein sequence MSRALAVFHGRFGRATVYQLNRPFNIHAHREGHLIFHVGGMPACIDVSDGHYDLTETSVVAVNPWEPHNFLPTDLEGGAIFFVLYVNAEWFAPDASSSDRLRFGRTQFKRTPALDKHIRRTAALVCGAPSLSSLDSELRRLIDICYDESWQQAEIARDPRAGGAVTDFRVRKCIKMMSESPGAEIELDTIARESGLSRPHFYRLFRVQTGVTPNLYLNTLIMEQALEALVASETPIADIGFDLGFSSQSGFTRFFAANVGMAPTDYRRAAKVLRA from the coding sequence ATGAGCCGTGCGCTCGCCGTCTTCCACGGCCGCTTCGGCCGGGCGACGGTTTATCAGTTGAACCGCCCTTTCAATATCCACGCCCATCGTGAAGGTCATCTGATCTTCCATGTCGGCGGCATGCCGGCGTGCATCGATGTCTCCGACGGACATTACGATCTCACCGAGACGTCGGTCGTCGCCGTCAATCCCTGGGAACCGCACAACTTCCTGCCAACCGATCTTGAGGGCGGCGCGATCTTCTTCGTGCTCTACGTCAACGCCGAATGGTTTGCACCGGATGCCTCCAGCTCCGACCGGTTGCGCTTCGGCCGCACCCAGTTCAAGCGTACGCCCGCACTTGACAAGCACATCAGGCGGACCGCCGCGCTCGTGTGCGGCGCACCATCCCTCTCCAGCCTCGATTCCGAGCTGCGGCGGCTGATCGACATATGCTACGACGAAAGCTGGCAGCAGGCCGAGATCGCGCGCGATCCGCGCGCAGGCGGCGCCGTCACCGACTTTCGCGTGCGCAAGTGCATCAAGATGATGTCGGAGAGCCCCGGCGCTGAAATCGAGCTCGACACCATCGCGCGCGAGTCCGGCCTGTCGCGGCCGCATTTCTACCGGCTGTTCCGCGTGCAGACCGGCGTCACGCCGAACCTCTATCTCAACACGCTGATCATGGAACAGGCGCTCGAAGCGCTAGTGGCGAGCGAGACGCCGATCGCCGATATCGGATTCGACCTCGGCTTCTCCTCGCAGAGCGGTTTCACGCGTTTCTTCGCCGCCAATGTCGGGATGGCCCCGACCGATTATCGTCGCGCCGCCAAGGTTTTGCGCGCCTGA